The following are from one region of the Myxococcus stipitatus genome:
- a CDS encoding ketopantoate reductase family protein — protein sequence MRFAIVGSGGVGGYYGARLVRAGHDVRFLARGAHLRAMRDKGLTVLSSEGDFTLAVRAEEDAALIGPVDVVLLAVKNYDVASVLPVLRTLTAASDTPALGGATAVVVTLQNGVDSPSEVAAAVGEAAVIGGTTYISTAISEPGVIRQAGTLNRVVLGEAFGDTSRVSKRVQTLRDVFANAGVTTDAVADIRGPLWEKLAFLASMAGFCTAARTSVGPLREGPFFRDMFREAASEVLRVAAAEGVVTSTRPDDVVRFMEGLGPQMRPSMMVDFEAGKPLEVEYLQGTVARRGHALGIPTPVMSTLYSVLLPHAKGTRGG from the coding sequence ATGCGATTCGCCATCGTTGGTTCGGGTGGAGTGGGTGGCTACTACGGCGCGCGGCTGGTGCGCGCGGGCCATGACGTCCGGTTCCTCGCGCGGGGCGCCCACCTGCGCGCCATGCGCGACAAGGGCCTCACCGTCCTCTCCTCGGAGGGCGACTTCACGCTCGCGGTCCGCGCCGAGGAGGACGCCGCCCTCATCGGGCCGGTGGACGTGGTGCTCCTCGCGGTGAAGAACTACGACGTCGCCAGCGTGCTGCCCGTGCTGAGGACGTTGACGGCCGCCTCGGATACGCCCGCCCTGGGAGGTGCCACCGCGGTCGTCGTCACGCTCCAGAACGGCGTGGACAGCCCGTCCGAGGTCGCCGCCGCCGTGGGCGAGGCCGCCGTCATCGGCGGCACGACGTACATCTCCACCGCCATCAGCGAGCCGGGCGTCATCAGGCAGGCCGGCACCCTGAACCGCGTGGTGCTGGGCGAGGCCTTCGGCGACACCTCCCGCGTCTCCAAGCGCGTGCAGACGCTGCGCGACGTGTTCGCGAACGCGGGCGTCACCACCGACGCGGTGGCCGACATCCGTGGGCCGCTCTGGGAGAAGCTGGCCTTCCTCGCGTCCATGGCCGGGTTCTGTACCGCGGCGAGGACGTCGGTGGGCCCCTTGAGGGAAGGCCCCTTCTTCCGGGACATGTTCCGCGAGGCCGCCTCGGAGGTGCTCCGCGTCGCCGCCGCCGAGGGCGTCGTCACCTCCACGCGCCCCGACGACGTGGTGCGCTTCATGGAGGGGCTGGGCCCGCAGATGCGCCCGTCGATGATGGTGGACTTCGAGGCCGGAAAGCCCCTGGAGGTCGAATACCTCCAGGGCACCGTGGCCCGCCGGGGCCATGCCCTGGGAATCCCCACCCCCGTCATGAGCACGCTGTACTCCGTGCTCCTCCCGCACGCGAAGGGCACCCGGGGCGGCTGA
- a CDS encoding MbtH family protein — MADEQADTRTYKVVVNHEEQYSIWPVDLENAPGWRDAGKQGPKSVCLEYIQQVWTDMRPLSVRKRMEEQALKH, encoded by the coding sequence ATGGCGGACGAACAGGCGGACACGAGGACGTACAAGGTCGTGGTCAACCACGAGGAGCAGTACTCCATCTGGCCGGTGGACCTGGAGAACGCGCCGGGCTGGCGCGACGCGGGCAAGCAGGGGCCCAAGAGCGTGTGCCTCGAGTACATCCAGCAGGTCTGGACGGACATGCGGCCCTTGAGCGTGCGCAAGCGGATGGAGGAGCAGGCGCTGAAGCACTGA
- a CDS encoding alanine racemase, with translation MRRMDDSPLDALVTPAALVDLDRVEANLRRVADYTREHGLRWRPHTKTHKTAELTALQLAAGAVGATVATPREAEVMSTVSDDVLLAYPPVGRGRLARLMALPAGTRLTVALDSSEALDGLGRAARDAGRTVGVLVELDMGMRRVGVQSPDDAVALARAITTTGGVAYRGVIFYPGHLRAAVSEQGASLVEQTTRLGGFLDALTAAGLRPEVVSGGSTPTLWRSHEVAGLTEIRPGINVLNDRNTAAVGACAWSECAFSVLATVVSTAVPGQVVIDAGSKALAKEEGLAAGGGYGALLDRPDVLVRGLSEEHGLLDVSATTWRPRVGERVRVVPNHVCAAVNLHERLHVLRGDAVTTSWAVAARGW, from the coding sequence ATGCGCCGCATGGACGACTCCCCGCTCGACGCGCTCGTCACCCCCGCCGCCCTGGTGGACCTGGACCGGGTGGAGGCCAACCTCCGCCGCGTGGCCGACTACACCCGCGAGCACGGGCTGCGCTGGCGTCCGCACACGAAGACGCACAAGACGGCGGAGTTGACCGCGCTCCAGCTCGCGGCCGGCGCCGTGGGCGCAACGGTGGCCACGCCTCGCGAGGCGGAGGTCATGTCCACCGTCTCCGACGACGTCCTGCTCGCCTACCCGCCCGTGGGTCGCGGTCGGCTCGCGCGCCTCATGGCCCTTCCCGCTGGCACGCGGCTGACGGTGGCGCTCGACTCGTCCGAGGCGCTCGACGGCCTGGGGCGCGCCGCGCGCGACGCCGGGCGCACCGTGGGCGTGCTGGTGGAGCTGGACATGGGCATGCGGCGCGTGGGCGTCCAGTCACCGGACGACGCGGTCGCGCTCGCCCGCGCCATCACCACCACAGGAGGCGTGGCGTACCGGGGCGTCATCTTCTATCCGGGCCACCTGCGCGCCGCCGTGTCCGAACAGGGCGCGTCCCTGGTGGAGCAGACCACGCGCCTGGGCGGCTTCCTGGACGCGCTGACGGCGGCGGGCCTGCGCCCCGAGGTCGTGAGCGGAGGCTCGACGCCCACCCTGTGGCGCTCCCACGAGGTGGCGGGCCTCACGGAGATACGGCCGGGTATCAACGTGCTGAACGACCGCAACACGGCCGCCGTCGGCGCCTGCGCGTGGAGCGAGTGCGCCTTCAGCGTGCTCGCCACGGTGGTGAGCACCGCCGTCCCCGGGCAGGTGGTCATCGACGCCGGCTCCAAGGCCCTGGCGAAGGAAGAGGGCCTCGCGGCCGGGGGCGGCTACGGGGCGCTGCTGGACCGGCCCGACGTGCTCGTGCGGGGCCTCTCCGAGGAGCACGGCCTGCTCGACGTGTCCGCGACGACGTGGCGCCCGCGCGTGGGCGAGCGCGTGCGCGTGGTGCCCAACCACGTGTGCGCCGCCGTCAACCTGCACGAGCGGCTGCACGTGCTGCGCGGCGACGCGGTGACGACGTCCTGGGCGGTGGCCGCGCGCGGCTGGTAG
- a CDS encoding stage II sporulation protein M, translating to MAAPLPTFVARRRADWDALDALLTRQRAGALTLDELRRLDALYRRAASDLAHAQTFYPDTDAHRFLNQLCGRAYAAIYQPPRERWPAVRAFFQREFPRVLRRELRFVGASGALLCLGILLGALVVLWEPRGAELLVPGPVRQYVAQGRMWTDDILSVAPPNSVSSDIATNNLTVTILTFATGMLFGLGTLFILVNNGVHIGAIGALCLREGMGGGFLDFIAAHGPVELSIIVIAGGAGLMVGQALIDPGELPRGQALALRGREAVKLVLGCAPFLAFIGAVEGYVSPGDLFPTWAKAGLGLSLGGVFWAYLLRAGRTDAEATEVPAASAS from the coding sequence ATGGCCGCCCCGCTGCCCACCTTCGTCGCCCGGCGCCGCGCGGACTGGGACGCGCTCGACGCGCTGCTGACCCGGCAGCGCGCCGGCGCCCTGACGCTCGACGAGCTGCGCCGGCTGGACGCGCTGTACCGCCGCGCCGCGTCCGACCTGGCGCACGCGCAGACGTTCTACCCGGACACGGACGCGCACCGCTTCCTCAACCAGCTGTGCGGCCGGGCCTACGCCGCCATCTACCAGCCCCCCCGGGAGCGCTGGCCCGCGGTGCGAGCCTTCTTCCAGCGCGAGTTCCCCCGGGTGCTGCGCCGCGAGCTGCGCTTCGTGGGCGCCAGCGGCGCGCTCCTGTGCCTGGGCATCCTCCTGGGCGCGCTGGTGGTGCTGTGGGAGCCCCGGGGCGCGGAGCTGCTGGTGCCCGGACCGGTGCGTCAGTACGTGGCGCAGGGCCGCATGTGGACGGACGACATCCTGTCCGTGGCGCCGCCCAATTCGGTGTCGTCGGACATCGCCACCAACAACCTCACCGTCACCATCCTCACCTTCGCCACGGGGATGCTGTTCGGCCTGGGGACGCTGTTCATCCTGGTGAACAACGGCGTGCACATCGGCGCCATCGGCGCGCTGTGCCTGCGCGAGGGCATGGGCGGGGGCTTCCTGGACTTCATCGCCGCGCACGGCCCGGTGGAGCTGTCCATCATCGTCATCGCGGGCGGCGCGGGGCTGATGGTGGGCCAGGCGCTCATCGACCCGGGCGAGCTGCCGCGAGGACAGGCGCTGGCGCTCCGGGGACGCGAGGCGGTGAAGCTGGTGCTCGGCTGCGCGCCCTTCCTGGCCTTCATCGGCGCGGTGGAGGGCTACGTGTCACCCGGGGACCTGTTCCCCACCTGGGCGAAGGCCGGGCTGGGCCTGTCGCTGGGGGGCGTCTTCTGGGCCTACCTGCTGCGGGCCGGCAGGACGGACGCGGAGGCCACGGAGGTCCCCGCCGCCAGCGCCTCCTGA
- the fruA gene encoding response regulator transcription factor FruA: protein MATNQAAIRVSILEGPWAAWESLADGLRGEGVAVTSVTRDVRLFLDGLGTDPPQVAVMDVEGDSEAAVGCSVTEGINLLREARKRRLEVRMLLLSAVSSPEIISQCFDEGASGYLFRKGLGTSAVSSAIHSLVRGERLFPVQLLRNDFEHPPVTSPTASVLLALTQREREVLAYVAGGADNLKIAAHLQIAERTVKSHVTQLYRKLGAENRTQLALRACHLGVRPPPDL, encoded by the coding sequence ATGGCAACTAATCAAGCAGCGATTCGTGTATCCATTCTCGAAGGACCGTGGGCGGCGTGGGAAAGCCTCGCCGATGGCCTGCGCGGTGAAGGAGTGGCCGTGACCTCGGTGACGAGGGACGTGCGGCTGTTCCTCGACGGGCTCGGCACGGACCCGCCGCAGGTGGCGGTGATGGACGTGGAGGGTGACAGCGAGGCGGCGGTGGGCTGCTCCGTCACGGAGGGCATCAACCTGCTGCGCGAGGCCCGCAAGCGGCGCCTCGAGGTCCGCATGTTGTTGCTGTCCGCGGTCAGCTCGCCGGAGATCATCTCCCAGTGCTTCGACGAGGGAGCCTCCGGCTACCTGTTCCGCAAGGGCCTGGGCACGTCCGCCGTCTCGTCCGCCATCCACTCCCTGGTGCGAGGCGAGCGGCTGTTCCCGGTGCAGCTGTTGCGCAACGACTTCGAGCACCCGCCGGTGACCTCGCCCACGGCCAGCGTCCTGTTGGCGCTCACGCAGCGCGAGCGGGAGGTGCTCGCGTACGTGGCGGGCGGCGCGGACAACCTGAAGATCGCCGCGCACCTGCAGATCGCCGAGCGCACCGTCAAGTCGCACGTCACGCAGCTCTACCGGAAGCTCGGGGCGGAGAACCGCACCCAGCTGGCGCTGCGCGCGTGCCACCTGGGCGTCCGGCCACCGCCGGACCTCTGA
- a CDS encoding DUF4105 domain-containing protein, with protein MRTFSNVITAGVLLLGTAWSALAAAMMGAGPEGPHVLRAVGALVLLGLASWVWSRKGSRVGAVAVVALGCAGHAFAVRSVAPSSERDWAPDLARAAHADVEGSRVTLHDVRDFRYRSTSDWDAAWYTATYDTRELTGAWFIVEPFSGFYGAAHTMVSFGFSDGRYVVFSVEVRREKGETFSAVGGLFRQFELVYVVGDERDLVQLRSNHRKDDVYLYPVKASKERISDFFLDMVARMNALHARPEFYDSLDNNCTTNLVRHFEKVSAVKVPYDHRTLLPAFSDALAYELGLIDTDAPLEVVRARHRINERALAAADQPDFSRRIREDGAQARSAP; from the coding sequence ATGCGAACGTTTTCCAATGTCATCACCGCGGGCGTGTTGCTGCTGGGCACGGCCTGGAGCGCGCTGGCCGCGGCGATGATGGGGGCCGGGCCGGAGGGGCCGCACGTGCTCCGGGCGGTGGGCGCGCTGGTGCTGCTGGGGTTGGCGTCGTGGGTGTGGTCGCGCAAGGGCTCGCGAGTGGGGGCGGTGGCGGTGGTGGCCCTGGGCTGCGCGGGGCACGCCTTCGCGGTGCGCTCCGTCGCGCCGTCCTCCGAGCGGGACTGGGCCCCGGACCTGGCGCGCGCGGCGCACGCGGACGTCGAGGGCTCCCGCGTCACCCTCCACGACGTGCGCGACTTCCGCTACCGCTCCACCTCGGACTGGGACGCGGCCTGGTACACGGCCACCTATGACACGCGCGAGCTGACGGGGGCGTGGTTCATCGTCGAGCCGTTCTCCGGCTTCTACGGCGCGGCGCACACCATGGTGAGCTTCGGCTTCTCGGACGGGCGCTACGTCGTCTTCTCCGTCGAGGTGCGGCGCGAGAAGGGGGAGACGTTCTCCGCGGTGGGGGGCCTGTTCCGCCAGTTCGAGCTCGTCTACGTGGTGGGGGACGAGCGGGACCTGGTCCAGCTGCGCTCCAACCACCGCAAGGACGACGTCTACCTCTACCCGGTGAAGGCGTCGAAGGAGCGCATCTCGGACTTCTTCCTCGACATGGTGGCGCGGATGAACGCGCTCCACGCGCGGCCGGAGTTCTACGACTCGCTCGACAACAACTGCACGACGAACCTGGTGCGCCACTTCGAGAAGGTGAGCGCGGTGAAGGTGCCGTACGACCACCGCACGCTGCTGCCGGCGTTCTCGGACGCGCTGGCCTACGAGCTCGGCCTCATCGACACGGACGCGCCGCTGGAGGTGGTGCGCGCGCGGCACCGCATCAACGAGCGGGCCCTCGCGGCGGCCGACCAGCCGGACTTCTCGCGGCGCATCCGCGAGGACGGGGCCCAGGCCCGCTCAGCGCCCTGA
- a CDS encoding nucleoside 2-deoxyribosyltransferase — protein MSSVLDVVLEVGDVTATAADVVLFKYAQQLYGASGQAMARLGAEGQGVAPLELRPGEVRFVETQGALGAPLALFVGTVRLGDFGYHEIRQFSLRALQALESRPGVKHVAGTLHGPNYGLDEDEAALAFVGGLVDAFQRGIGPRSLERFTVVEVNARRAARLRKALEQGLGGTPGVKALPDGGGFRVQRMNAFVQAPPLATAGIVSMDKPHAFVAMPFSPELEDTFHYGILGPVKAAGLLCERVDQAVFDGPIIQRIKERIDSAKVVIADLSMANPNVYLEVGYAWGRGRPTLLLVRDVRELRFDVASYRCIVYRSIRELETSLTRELARLLGA, from the coding sequence ATGAGTTCGGTGCTCGACGTGGTGCTGGAAGTGGGCGACGTGACGGCGACGGCCGCGGACGTCGTGCTGTTCAAGTACGCGCAGCAGCTCTACGGCGCGTCGGGGCAGGCGATGGCGAGGTTGGGGGCGGAGGGGCAGGGGGTGGCGCCGCTCGAGCTGAGGCCGGGAGAGGTGCGCTTCGTGGAGACCCAGGGGGCGCTGGGGGCGCCGCTGGCGCTCTTCGTCGGGACGGTGCGGCTGGGGGACTTCGGCTACCACGAGATCCGCCAGTTCTCCCTGCGCGCGCTCCAGGCGCTCGAGTCCCGTCCCGGGGTGAAGCACGTGGCGGGCACGCTCCATGGCCCCAACTACGGCCTGGACGAGGACGAGGCCGCGCTCGCCTTCGTGGGCGGACTGGTCGATGCGTTCCAGCGAGGCATCGGCCCTCGGAGCCTGGAGCGCTTCACGGTGGTGGAGGTGAACGCGCGCCGCGCCGCGCGGCTGCGCAAGGCGCTGGAGCAGGGGCTGGGCGGGACGCCGGGCGTGAAGGCGCTGCCGGACGGCGGTGGCTTCCGGGTGCAGCGGATGAACGCGTTCGTCCAGGCGCCGCCGCTGGCCACCGCGGGCATCGTGTCCATGGACAAGCCCCACGCCTTCGTGGCGATGCCCTTCAGCCCGGAGCTCGAGGACACGTTCCACTACGGCATCCTCGGGCCGGTGAAGGCGGCGGGGCTGTTGTGCGAGCGCGTGGACCAGGCCGTGTTCGACGGGCCCATCATCCAGCGCATCAAGGAGCGCATCGACAGCGCCAAGGTCGTCATCGCGGACCTGTCGATGGCCAACCCCAACGTGTACCTGGAGGTCGGCTACGCGTGGGGACGCGGGCGGCCCACGTTGCTGCTGGTGCGCGACGTGCGGGAGCTGCGCTTCGACGTCGCGTCGTACCGCTGCATCGTCTACCGCAGCATCCGCGAGCTGGAGACGTCGTTGACGCGGGAGCTGGCGCGGCTGCTCGGCGCCTGA
- a CDS encoding RDD family protein has product MSPVSSTPHLDVATPERVALTLPVAGIGYRCLAWLVDATLIFFFWVVAYFVFTLLVSDVLGVFQGLSTVGRTLLVVGVFATQWLYWTVGEVFFHGQTPGKRALRIRVVRMDGSPVGLLESAVRNLCRAVDFLPVGYAAGCLTMLLTARHRRLGDLLAGTLLVRDERIDLDKYTAPVDASGTGAPSSARELTSEEVELVLAFLSRASGLEPQVRQRLGARLVERVGGLDDAQREAVLASADATEAFLRRRARAEV; this is encoded by the coding sequence ATGAGTCCCGTCTCCTCGACCCCGCACCTCGACGTAGCCACCCCGGAGCGCGTGGCCCTCACCCTGCCCGTGGCGGGTATCGGCTACCGGTGCCTGGCGTGGCTGGTGGACGCCACGCTGATCTTCTTCTTCTGGGTGGTGGCGTACTTCGTCTTCACGCTGCTGGTGTCGGACGTGCTCGGCGTGTTCCAGGGCCTGTCCACGGTGGGGCGCACGCTGCTGGTGGTGGGCGTCTTCGCCACCCAGTGGCTGTACTGGACGGTGGGCGAGGTGTTCTTCCACGGGCAGACGCCCGGCAAGCGCGCCCTGCGCATCCGCGTGGTGCGGATGGACGGCTCGCCGGTGGGGCTCCTCGAGAGCGCGGTGCGCAACCTCTGCCGCGCGGTGGACTTCCTGCCCGTGGGGTACGCGGCCGGGTGCCTGACGATGCTGCTGACCGCGCGGCACCGGCGCCTGGGGGACCTGCTCGCGGGGACGCTGCTCGTGCGCGACGAGCGCATCGACCTGGACAAGTACACGGCCCCGGTGGACGCGAGCGGGACGGGGGCGCCCTCCTCCGCGCGGGAGCTGACCTCCGAGGAGGTGGAGCTGGTGCTGGCCTTCCTGTCGCGGGCGTCCGGGCTGGAGCCCCAGGTGCGCCAGCGCCTGGGCGCGCGGCTGGTGGAGCGCGTGGGAGGACTGGACGACGCGCAGCGCGAGGCGGTGCTCGCGTCCGCGGACGCCACGGAGGCCTTCCTGCGGCGACGCGCCCGGGCGGAGGTCTGA
- a CDS encoding J domain-containing protein, with protein sequence MNAAVASWRTLENVEVECTHCGIRMTLQMGNRVRYFRCSGCHRWVSSTYTEVFRADAKVRTHPVKDTGAQDERFIEVKDRLERWLSAIEDQDPYHLLGVSPLDSAETVRARYHALALERHPDRGGSAEKMRELNVAYERILRHRQRKRQEALAAGTSVASASVLPARSR encoded by the coding sequence ATGAACGCGGCGGTCGCGAGCTGGCGGACTCTGGAGAACGTCGAGGTGGAGTGCACCCACTGCGGCATCCGGATGACCCTGCAGATGGGCAACCGGGTGCGCTACTTCCGGTGTTCCGGCTGTCACCGGTGGGTCTCCAGCACCTACACCGAGGTCTTCCGCGCGGACGCCAAGGTCCGCACCCATCCGGTGAAGGACACCGGGGCGCAGGACGAGCGCTTCATCGAGGTGAAGGACCGGCTGGAGCGCTGGCTGTCCGCCATCGAGGACCAGGACCCGTACCACCTGCTGGGCGTGTCGCCGCTGGACTCGGCGGAGACGGTGCGCGCGCGCTACCACGCGCTGGCGCTGGAGCGGCACCCGGACCGCGGCGGCTCGGCGGAGAAGATGCGCGAGCTGAACGTGGCCTACGAGCGCATCCTCCGTCACCGGCAGCGCAAGCGTCAGGAGGCGCTGGCGGCGGGGACCTCCGTGGCCTCCGCGTCCGTCCTGCCGGCCCGCAGCAGGTAG
- a CDS encoding styrene monooxygenase/indole monooxygenase family protein yields MASIGIVGAGTAGLHLGLKLLAQNVAVTLYAEQEPARVRAGRLLNTVTHHAPTRARERELGVDFWAAAELAMDRCAIHVHGPQPFSLTGRLSEPGLCVDYRAYLPRLAEEFVARGGRLEVGAVDVAALETLAERHTLVVVATGRSGLTSLFPRVPELSPHAQPPRLLFAATLDGVRMPEPACMQANLVPGQGEVFESQFITRHGRVPSVLIEALPGSELAMLSTRRRDEDPAAFDALLLHFLHRFAPSTYERITPSAFGVRGPLEFLQGAFTPVVRRPWAALGGGRFVMAVGDTHVTNDPLAGQGANAASASAFSLAASIQEALRSDRPFDEAFCHDAEVRMWAAVAPATDWSNALLQPLAPHVGELLFTGSRDTRVADAFLSAFMIPERILAVCATPEATAAFIANATTPPPEALATTLGATQARALAL; encoded by the coding sequence ATGGCGAGCATCGGTATCGTCGGGGCCGGCACGGCCGGTCTGCACCTCGGGTTGAAGCTGCTGGCGCAGAATGTTGCGGTGACGCTCTACGCGGAGCAGGAGCCCGCGAGGGTGCGCGCCGGGCGGCTGTTGAACACGGTGACGCATCACGCGCCGACGCGGGCGCGCGAGCGCGAGCTGGGGGTGGACTTCTGGGCGGCGGCGGAGCTGGCCATGGACCGCTGCGCCATCCACGTGCATGGGCCACAGCCCTTCAGCCTGACGGGGCGGTTGAGCGAGCCGGGCCTGTGCGTGGACTACCGCGCGTACCTGCCCCGGCTCGCGGAGGAGTTCGTGGCGCGCGGCGGCCGGCTGGAGGTGGGCGCGGTGGACGTCGCGGCGCTGGAGACGCTGGCCGAGCGACACACCCTGGTGGTGGTGGCCACCGGCCGCAGTGGCCTGACGTCACTGTTCCCTCGCGTCCCCGAGCTGTCGCCGCACGCGCAGCCGCCGCGCCTGCTCTTCGCGGCCACCCTCGACGGCGTGCGCATGCCGGAGCCGGCGTGCATGCAGGCGAACCTGGTGCCGGGCCAGGGCGAGGTGTTCGAGTCCCAGTTCATCACCCGGCACGGTCGTGTCCCCAGCGTGCTCATCGAAGCGCTGCCGGGCAGCGAGCTGGCCATGCTGAGCACGCGCAGACGCGACGAGGACCCCGCCGCCTTCGACGCCCTGCTGCTGCACTTCCTGCATCGCTTCGCGCCGTCGACCTATGAGCGCATCACCCCGTCCGCGTTCGGCGTGCGGGGACCGCTCGAGTTCCTCCAGGGCGCGTTCACGCCGGTGGTGCGTCGCCCGTGGGCGGCGCTCGGCGGAGGACGCTTCGTCATGGCGGTGGGCGACACGCACGTGACGAACGATCCGCTCGCCGGACAGGGAGCCAACGCCGCCTCCGCGTCGGCCTTCTCGCTGGCCGCCTCCATCCAGGAGGCGCTGCGCTCCGACCGCCCCTTCGACGAGGCGTTCTGTCACGACGCGGAGGTGAGGATGTGGGCCGCGGTGGCGCCCGCCACCGACTGGAGCAACGCGCTGTTGCAGCCGCTTGCGCCGCACGTCGGCGAGCTGCTGTTCACGGGCAGCCGCGACACGCGCGTGGCCGACGCCTTCCTCAGCGCGTTCATGATTCCCGAGCGCATCCTCGCCGTCTGCGCCACGCCCGAGGCCACCGCCGCCTTCATCGCCAACGCCACCACGCCGCCCCCCGAGGCGCTCGCCACCACGCTGGGCGCGACGCAGGCGCGCGCGCTCGCGCTCTGA